GAGGCATTCAAGGCAGCTCTTTGTCTGAAGAGGGACGGGAGTCAATGCGCAGGTTGGCTGTTCGCAATGCCTGCGATCATGGGACCGGCCACAGGCACTGATTGTCAGCTTGAGAAATACTGTAGTCACCAGCTTAGTGAACCTTCAAGGCAGCGTGCTGCTCCCTGTCCTTATGGCCGAGGGGGTGGGCCTAACGCAATAAATCTTACCAGTACGGTTTAAGTTTCTTAAGCCATTATCATGATCATGCAAAATATCACCTACTGAAGCATCAAGTGTGGGTGCCAATGGGATGGTCTTGGTTGTACACAATGTGGTAAGCACGGAAGCAATTAGAAATTCCTGGTACCATTTTATCGTTACTTTTACAAGGGACAGGGTAAAGGCTCTAGTGACAGTCCAACAGCATGATCTCTGAATTGTCTCGCTGAACTTAGAAGTTCTACGAGCCTGCTTTCACATTGAAAACTGGGCGCATGCATGCAGTCAAGCCGTTGGGTGAGCACCgaggccggcggcggcggtgacATCATGGTTCGCGCCGACTTTCCCTTTTGGTCCCCGTGGCTCGATTACGCCAGGCCTGATTGGGTAAATCAACCGCACCCCAGGCGGAAACTAAGCCAGATTGTGGCAACCGTTCAAACGACAAGCATTAAACTTTGAGTGCTAATGCGACGTATTGTCATATGATCACTATCAAGATACCCGAGGACACCGTCGAGGAGTAACAAAGCAGGGATCTTGTCCCTCCTTGGGAAGAGAAAAGGTGGCATCAAACTACAAGACTGATCCTCCAACCTTTGACATAACGACGGCAGTCGCGTGTCCCTTATCCATGGACCCAGACCAAAACATGCCCAGCGTGAAATTATTGATGAAAGATCACCATCTACATCAAGCAAATATCTCGATATCGTGGTTCCACTTGTATCTCCGTTAGCTCAGTGTGATCAAAAGAGCGTTCATGACAGCCCAAGAAGACGTGCTTACCTTTATCAACCCAGTGCGGCCATGGGAGGCCTGGTTCGAGATCTCGAATCTCCCAAATACGATGGAGGGCGCCAATAACGTCTCCGCGATTATATGATACTCCTCGAGGCTCCCGAAGTCTCTGTTCGACCACATCCCGTACTTGCGGCTCCACGGCCTCGCATCCGGCGACAAAGAGTGGGAAGACTATGGCATAAGATACATGCGACGTGGGCTGTATCTTGGAGATCTCATCCACAACTATGCGGGCCTGTCGACGTATGAATGGCGCTGTGAACGGCATACCATGGATGCGAGCGTAGAGTAGGATGGAACTTGCTGCGTACATGGATTCGTTGAGTGCTACCACGGCCACTGGATCTGCACCGTCGAGTGCCGACTCTGAGACACTCGCATCGCGCTCACGAGCTTGAAGGAGGATttcttctgcctctgccaCTCGGCTTTCCCAAGTTGGAGGGGGCTCGTGATCAGCTCCACCATCAAGTTGGGAGAGTTGGCTTTGCAACAGCCGGCCGATTCGCAATAAGGGATTGACGAGTCGAGGTGAAAATGTGTAAATGGGATGGCTAACCCAGCTCTGAAAGGCGTTGGAATATTTCTGTTCGACCTCATAATCTCCCATCTCGATCATGTGGCAGATCCGGTCCCCTAGAGCAGGATTGGGCTTCTGCAAAGAACACAGCGTACATATGACAGTCCAGCGGTATTCCGTCAGCGTTATCTCGGGATACGACTTGGACGTGTTTGCTTCTGGTTTCCATCCCGCTAAAAACTCGATGACAAGCTGTGACGCTATCCGGAGATAATCGCGACGCTCAGGCCCAAAAGAGTAGAGTAAGGTAGCTGCGTAGACGATGGAAAGTAGATTGCTCTCGTCGCGTGTCGTGCTCGACAGTTGGATTTCAATGGACCGAACCGCCTCAGAACATGTCACGCTTTTCGTGACGATGAAATCTTCCCGCTCGAATCGTAGCTGATACTGAGCGGCGCTGAAGCAAAAGATGGCACCACGTAGGGCAGCGTTGGAGAGCGCCATGTAAGGGAGATTGGTGATGTATGGGTGCTGATATGCGTACAAGTGGCCGACATCCTCCCAGTCCAGACATAAGAAATCGGTCTCGGCTGCGGAAAGGAAATACTGCCAGAGGAAGCGCCTCTCAGGCGATGCAAGCATGTCGTCTGGCCAAGGCATCGGACAGTACAGTTGATTCGGTGAAACCTCTAACGGGAAAAACTCGGGGATGGCCACCTCCATTCCATTTGGGGTAGTATTTCCTTCGTTCCCGGTATCCTTCGCCGAGTCGTGCGGTTCTGTTAGGAATGCCGTTATACTAACAGGGTTATCGTACCAGGCGTCTGGGATAAAGCCAAGGCCTGAAGGGCTTGAGGTATGGCTGGTTGGCTGTGATAGATGCCCAAGAGTCAAGTCAGGATAAGGACTTGGACGAATAGGCGTTTCGCATAGACCATGACCCGCTTCTGTGAAATCCTCTTGAGGACCGTCCGGGGTACGTAGAGAAGTTTCAAGAGTGGATAGAAGGGTCCGCTGCGCATGCGACAAGTTCGTTTCGACATCCCTATTGGGCTCCGATGCGGGCGACGATCCCAAGAGCCCTTCAGTCCATCGTCCCGCATTGAAAGCAGACGGAGTGAATGACCTGAATGTTTTGGGCTCGCAGATCTGGCCTGTCTTAAGGCACTGGGAGCATCGTGGATGCTTATGATCGCACTGTCCATAGGTTTGTATCATAATCGGAAGTTCCGGCAGACGATGTGGTAATCTCACCTTGCGCTTTCTTTGGGAACATTGCAGGCATGCGCCCATGCGTCTGTTGTATGGAGTGCTCATTTGGGATGCGGGGGGTAGGGAGGTTCAGAGACTGGCTGCGGATAGGATGCGATGGAGCGGACAGGACGTCGGATAAATCGAAAAAGTA
This window of the Fusarium keratoplasticum isolate Fu6.1 chromosome 3, whole genome shotgun sequence genome carries:
- a CDS encoding Zn(2)-C6 fungal-type domain-containing protein, which produces MLASPERRFLWQYFLSAAETDFLCLDWEDVGHLYAYQHPYITNLPYMALSNAALRGAIFCFSAAQYQLRFEREDFIVTKSVTCSEAVRSIEIQLSSTTRDESNLLSIVYAATLLYSFGPERRDYLRIASQLVIEFLAGWKPEANTSKSYPEITLTEYRWTVICTLCSLQKPNPALGDRICHMIEMGDYEVEQKYSNAFQSWVSHPIYTFSPRLVNPLLRIGRLLQSQLSQLDGGADHEPPPTWESRVAEAEEILLQARERDASVSESALDGADPVAVVALNESMYAASSILLYARIHGMPFTAPFIRRQARIVVDEISKIQPTSHVSYAIVFPLFVAGCEAVEPQVRDVVEQRLREPRGVSYNRGDVIGALHRIWEIRDLEPGLPWPHWVDKVEPRYRDICLM